The following is a genomic window from Motilibacter rhizosphaerae.
TGCTCCCTCGGTCGCAGGCGGTGCTGCCTCTGCGTGCGCCGACCTCCTGCCGGCGCGGCAACGACCTCATCGGACACCCGCCGGCAGCGCAGCGGCATCGGCAGACCTGCCGATACCGGGTGATGCGCAGCGGGGCCAGGGCGGGAATCGGTCATCCTGCCGATGGGCCGACCCGGCGGGTCCGCGTTCGATGGGCTGCGTCCACCGACCGCCGACACCGAGGGGCGAGCATGACGCGCCACCAGCACCGCAGGGTGCGCGCCGCATGAGCGTGCTGCGCGTCCAGCGCTTCGTCCGCACCAGCATGTGGCTGCTGCCCGTCGCGTGCCTCGCCGTCGGCATCCTGCTCGCCCTCGGCACGCTCGAGATCGACCGCGCCACGTCGTACGACCTCGTGCCGCAGGACATCACCGGGACACCGTCGGACGCGCAGACGATCCTGTCGTCGTTCGCCAGCGCCATGGTGTCGCTCACCACGCTCGTCCTCACAGTCACCCTCGTCGCGGTGCAGCTGGCGATGGGGCAGTTCTCCCCCCGGATCGTGGGGGCCCTGCTCAACGACCGGTGGAGCCAGCTGGCGATCGGGCTGTTCGGAGCCAGCTTCCTGGTCTCGGTGCTCACGCTGCGCGAGGTCCGGGACTCCGGCGACGGCACGGTCCCCGGGCTGTCGATGCTGCTGTGCTACCTGCTGATGCTCGTCAGCGTCGTCGTGCTCGTGCTCTACGTGCACCACGCCGGCCAGGGCCTGCGCGTCTCCGGGCTGATCGACCTGGTCGGCGACCGCACCCGCGCACTCATCGTGCGCGAGCACGGCGACGCACCCGACACGACGAGCGCGGAGAGCATCGCGGCGTACGGGCCGGGCAACGTCGTCCGGGTCGACCGCCCCGCCCTGGTCGCCGCCGCCCGGCAGGCGGGGTGCGTGCTCGAGCTGGTGCCCGTCATGGGCGACTTCGTCGTCGGGGGGACTCCGCTGCTGCGGGTGCACCCCGACCCGTCCGCCGCCGGAGGCGCCGAGGGCGTGGTCGCCCGGCTGCGCGAGGGCGACGTGACCCGGCACGTCCTGCTCGGCGAGGAGCGCGTGCACACCGAGGACCTGGCCTACGGCTTCCGCAAGCTGGTCGACATCGCGGTGCGCTCCGTCGCCGAGCCGTTCAACGACCCGACCACGACCGTCCAGGCGCTGCACCGGCTGCACGACCTGCTCCGCCAGCTCGCGCCCCGCCCGCTGCCCTGCGGCGAGCACCGCGACGTGGACGGCGTGGTGCGGCTCGTGGAGCGGACCGTGAGCTGGGAGGGGTACGTCCGGCTCGCCTTCGACGAGATCCGCCTCGCCGGCGCCTCCGAGCCGCAGGTGAGCCGGCGGATCTGCGCGGCCCTGGCCGACCTCAAGTCCGTCGCGCCGCCGGAGCGGCAGGCGCCGCTGGACCGTCAGCTCCGGCTGCTCGAGGGCGCCGTCCGGAAGGCCCACGACGACGAGGACGACGTCCGCGCCGCGCTCGTCCCCGACACGGAGGGCATCGGGTCGGGAGCCGACGTCACCGCGCCCCCCGCGCTCCTCGACCGGTCCGGCCCGTGACCCCTCCCGACCCGGCAGCCCTGCGCGGCGAGCTCGTCGCCGCGGTCTCGACGCCCGGAGCCCCGGAGGACCGCGCGCGGCAGGTGCTCGAGGTCCTCGCGGGGGTCCTGGCCTTCGACGCCGCGTGGCTCGCGGTCCGTGACCCCGAGCGCCGGTGGCACACGCCCCTCGCCACCCGTGGACCGGTCGACCCGCTGCACCGCTACTTCCAGACACCGGAGGCGGATGCGGAGGTGGAGCGGCTGGGCCTCGGCCGGCGGCGGGAACCGACGCTCACGGGCGAACTCCCCGTTCCGCTCGAGGAGGTGCGGGCATGGGAGGAGCACCTGCTGCCCGCCGGTTTCCGCGCGGGACTCGCCGCCGGGCTGTTCACCTCGGACGGGCGCCTCGTCGGGTTCCTCAGCCTGCTGAGCGACGACCCCCGCGGGCCCGGCCCGGACGAGAGCCGGGCCGTCGCCGCGGTGAGCACGCTGCTGGCCGACGGGCTCGACCGGGCCCGGCAGATCGGCCAGACGGCCAGCGCGCTCGGGACGGCGACCGGCGGCGTGCTGCTGACCAGGTCCGGGGAGGTCCTGCCGCTGCCTGGTCTGCCCGCGGACCCGCTGCTGCGCAGGCAGTCCCCCGTGCTCGTCGTGGCGCGGCGCGAGCTCGCCGGTGGCGGCGCGTACGCCAGCTTCCTGGTGCCGGACGACCGCGCGCCCGACGGGCTCGTCCGCGTGACGGCGCTGGACTGCAGCGACGCCCGGGACCACCTCACCGCCGCGCTGCTGCTCTCACCACCCGGCGACCTGCGCGGGCTGGGCGAGCTGGACCTGGAGGTCCTGGGGCTGCTGGTCGAGGGGACCACCTCGCTCCGCGTGATCGCCGGCGCGCTCGGCGTGAGCACCGCTCAGGCGGGCCGGGCCCTGGAGGCGGCGCTGCTCGCCCTGTCCGCACCCTCCCTCCCCGCGGCTGCCGCACGGGCCGTCCGCGCCGGACTGCGGATCCCGCCGGCGCTGGCGCGTACGCGCCGCGGCGGCGGCCGCTGAGCGACGGCGGGATCGGTCGTCCTGCCGATGGTGTCGGCAGGAGAGGAGGGGATGTGCTGGGGCGACGGAGCAGGAGCACCGCCGCACCAGACCCCACGGGAGGACCGGACCGAGATGGAGCTGACCTCGAGCACGACCGTCACCAGCCCGCCGGAGGAGGTGTACGCGCTCTGGCGCCAGCTCGACCGGCTGCCGGAGTTCATGGCGCACCTCGAGGAGGTGCGCGTGACAGCGCCCGGCCGCAGCCACTGGCGGGCGAGCGCGCCGTTCGGCAAGGACGTGGAGTGGGACGCGGAGACCACGGACGACGTCCCCGGGCAGCGCCTCGCGTGGCGCTCGCTCGAGGGCGCCGACGTCCCCAACGCGGGCGAGGTGCGCTTCGTGCCCGCGCCCGGCGGCCGGGGCACCGAGGTGCACGTGCGGCTGAGCTACGACCTGCCGGGCGGTGCGCTCGGCAAGGCCGTCGCGACGTACTTCGGCGAGGAGCCCTCCCAGCAGCTCGACGACGACCTGCGGCGGTTCAAGCAGGTCCTCGAGGTCGGGGAGGTCGTCTGCAGCGACGGCGCGCCGCGCGGCAAGCACGCGCGCGAGGAGTTCCCGCAGCACCCCGCCCGACCGTTGAGCCCCGAGGAGCGCGCGGAGGTGCTCGCATGAAGGCCACCTGCTGGGTCAGCCGCAACGAGGTCGAGGTGCAGGAGGTCCCCGACCCCACCATCCTCAACGCCCGCGACGCGGTCGTCCGCATCACCTCCACCGCGATCTGCGGCTCCGACCTGCACCTGCTCGACGGCTACGTGCCGACGATGCAGGAGGGCGACGTCATGGGCCACGAGTTCATGGGGGAGGTCGTCGAGGTCGGGCCGGGCGTCGACCGCGAGAAGCTGCGTGTCGGCGACCGCGTCGTGGTCCCGTTCCCCATCGGCTGCGGCGCCTGCGCCGCGTGCCGCAGCGGGCTGTGGTCCTGCTGCGAGAACACCAACCCCAACGCCGGGGTGGCCGAGAAGATGTTCGGCCACCCCGTCGCCGGCATCTACGGCTACTCGCACCTGACCGGGGGCTTCGCCGGCGGCCAGGCGGAGTACGCCCGCGTCGTGCTCGCCGACGTCAACCCGCTGAAGATCGAGTCCGACCTCACCGACGAGCAGGTGCTCTTCCTCTCCGACATCCTGCCGACCGGCTACATGGGCGCGGAGATGTGCGACATGACCGACGTTGACGTCGTCGCGGTGTGGGGAGCCGGGCCGGTCGGGCAGTTCGCCATGGACAGCGCACGGGTGCTCGGCGCGGCCAAGGTCATCGCGATCGACGACGTGCCGTACCGGCTGGAGATGGCGGCTTCCCAGGGCTACGAGACGATCGACTTCTCGGACACGGACGTGCGCTCCGCCCTGCTCGAGCTCACCGGCGGCCGCGGCCCCGACAAGTGCATCGACGCCGTCGGGCTCGAGGCCACGCACGGCGCCGCCCACGTCGGCCTCTACGACCGGGCCAAGCAGGCGGTGCGGTCCGAGACGGACCGGCCCCACGCCCTGCGCCAGGCGATCACCTCCTGCCGCAGCGGGGGGATCGTCTCGGTCATCGGCGTCTACGGCGGGTTCATCGACAAGTTCCCGGCAGGCGCGTGGATGAACAGGGCGATCACGCTGCGGACCGGGCAGTGCCACGTCCAGCGCTACATGCGCCCGCTGCTCGAGCGGATCGAGCGCGGCGAGATCGACCCGACGCGGGTCATCACCCACCGCCTCCCCCTGGCCGAAGCGGCGCACGGGTACGACGTCTTCAAGCACAAGGCGGACGGCTGCGAGAAGGTCGTCCTCAAGCCCTGAGGCCGGTGGAGGCGCCCCGGACCGGCGATGCGGGTCCGGGGCGGGTCCTCCGAACGGCGGAGGGCCGCGCGCGGATTTGCCGTGCCGCCCCCGTCGGACGGTTGCGCACCGGTCGCTCGGGTAGCGACCGGGGGCAGGGCCGGACACACGCGGGCTCTCCCCTGGTTCCCGCGTGCAGAGAGGTCGAATGGACGAGCCCACCGTCATGGACCTGGTCGCGACGTCCTCGTCCTCGGGCCCGGTCGCCCAGCGGGCCGAGGGCATGCTCCGCTCGCTCCGCCAGCTGGTGCCGTTCGATGCGGCGTGGCTCGCGCTGTCGGACTCCACCAGCGGGAGCTACACCTCGCTCGCGAGCGTCGACCTGCCGGCCAGCACGCTGCGCTACCTCAGCGGCCCGCGGATGGCCCGCGACATCGAGGTGACGCAGACCGACCGCCTCCGGCCGCCGCTGAGCCCGTCGGACCTGCCCTACTCCGCCGCGGAGCTGCCCACGTGGGCGGAGTGCCTGCACCCGTCGGGCTTCCACGAGGCGCTCGCCGTCGCGCTGTTCGAGGACGGGGGGCGGCGCCACGTCGGGTTCCTCGCCCTGCTGTCCGCGGGGACCGAGCCACCACGTGCCGACGTGCGGCAGCGCCTGCACGAGCTGACCCCGGTGCTCGCCCGCGGCATCGACCCCGTGCGCGCCCTCGCCGCCGCGGCCCGGATGGTCAAGGGCGCGACCGCGGGGGCGCTGCTCTGCGCCAGCAGCGCGGTCCTCCCCCTGTCCGGCCTGGAGGGACACCCGCTGCTGACCGGGTCCTCGCCGCTGGTCGCCGTCGCGCGCAGCTCGGTGGCGGAGGGCGCGGCGTACCGGTCGTTCGTGTGGCCGCTCGGCGGTCACCACGCGCCCGACGGGCACGTGCGGGTCACCGTCCTCGCGGGTGGCACCGACCCGTCCCCGGGCCTCGTCGGGACCGTCGTGCTGTCCCCTCCCGGGCACCTGCGCGGCCTCACCCCGCGCGAGCTCGAGGTCCTC
Proteins encoded in this region:
- a CDS encoding DUF2254 domain-containing protein, yielding MSVLRVQRFVRTSMWLLPVACLAVGILLALGTLEIDRATSYDLVPQDITGTPSDAQTILSSFASAMVSLTTLVLTVTLVAVQLAMGQFSPRIVGALLNDRWSQLAIGLFGASFLVSVLTLREVRDSGDGTVPGLSMLLCYLLMLVSVVVLVLYVHHAGQGLRVSGLIDLVGDRTRALIVREHGDAPDTTSAESIAAYGPGNVVRVDRPALVAAARQAGCVLELVPVMGDFVVGGTPLLRVHPDPSAAGGAEGVVARLREGDVTRHVLLGEERVHTEDLAYGFRKLVDIAVRSVAEPFNDPTTTVQALHRLHDLLRQLAPRPLPCGEHRDVDGVVRLVERTVSWEGYVRLAFDEIRLAGASEPQVSRRICAALADLKSVAPPERQAPLDRQLRLLEGAVRKAHDDEDDVRAALVPDTEGIGSGADVTAPPALLDRSGP
- a CDS encoding helix-turn-helix transcriptional regulator, producing the protein MTPPDPAALRGELVAAVSTPGAPEDRARQVLEVLAGVLAFDAAWLAVRDPERRWHTPLATRGPVDPLHRYFQTPEADAEVERLGLGRRREPTLTGELPVPLEEVRAWEEHLLPAGFRAGLAAGLFTSDGRLVGFLSLLSDDPRGPGPDESRAVAAVSTLLADGLDRARQIGQTASALGTATGGVLLTRSGEVLPLPGLPADPLLRRQSPVLVVARRELAGGGAYASFLVPDDRAPDGLVRVTALDCSDARDHLTAALLLSPPGDLRGLGELDLEVLGLLVEGTTSLRVIAGALGVSTAQAGRALEAALLALSAPSLPAAAARAVRAGLRIPPALARTRRGGGR
- a CDS encoding SRPBCC family protein, whose protein sequence is MELTSSTTVTSPPEEVYALWRQLDRLPEFMAHLEEVRVTAPGRSHWRASAPFGKDVEWDAETTDDVPGQRLAWRSLEGADVPNAGEVRFVPAPGGRGTEVHVRLSYDLPGGALGKAVATYFGEEPSQQLDDDLRRFKQVLEVGEVVCSDGAPRGKHAREEFPQHPARPLSPEERAEVLA
- a CDS encoding zinc-dependent alcohol dehydrogenase, with the translated sequence MKATCWVSRNEVEVQEVPDPTILNARDAVVRITSTAICGSDLHLLDGYVPTMQEGDVMGHEFMGEVVEVGPGVDREKLRVGDRVVVPFPIGCGACAACRSGLWSCCENTNPNAGVAEKMFGHPVAGIYGYSHLTGGFAGGQAEYARVVLADVNPLKIESDLTDEQVLFLSDILPTGYMGAEMCDMTDVDVVAVWGAGPVGQFAMDSARVLGAAKVIAIDDVPYRLEMAASQGYETIDFSDTDVRSALLELTGGRGPDKCIDAVGLEATHGAAHVGLYDRAKQAVRSETDRPHALRQAITSCRSGGIVSVIGVYGGFIDKFPAGAWMNRAITLRTGQCHVQRYMRPLLERIERGEIDPTRVITHRLPLAEAAHGYDVFKHKADGCEKVVLKP
- a CDS encoding helix-turn-helix transcriptional regulator, which gives rise to MDEPTVMDLVATSSSSGPVAQRAEGMLRSLRQLVPFDAAWLALSDSTSGSYTSLASVDLPASTLRYLSGPRMARDIEVTQTDRLRPPLSPSDLPYSAAELPTWAECLHPSGFHEALAVALFEDGGRRHVGFLALLSAGTEPPRADVRQRLHELTPVLARGIDPVRALAAAARMVKGATAGALLCASSAVLPLSGLEGHPLLTGSSPLVAVARSSVAEGAAYRSFVWPLGGHHAPDGHVRVTVLAGGTDPSPGLVGTVVLSPPGHLRGLTPRELEVLGLVVEGCSNQQIAHTLVVAPRTVATHLEHILEKVGASSRTLAAVRAEREGLYVPAAAGTSARR